A region from the Streptomyces sp. 3214.6 genome encodes:
- a CDS encoding GntR family transcriptional regulator, whose translation MAKTGDRSHAVPGSALDALHFALDRASPVPLYYQLAQQLEAAIEHGALAPGNLLGNEIDLSTRLGLSRPTVRQAIQSLVDKGLLVRRRGVGTQVVHSQVKRPLELSSLYDDLQAAGQGPTTHVVRNERVPATADVAAALGIAEGSEVTLLERLRATHGEPVAFLCNYLPPALLDLDTERLEATGLYRLLRSAGITLHSARQTIGARSATAEEAALLTEKEGAALLTMQRTAYDDTGRPVEYGTHIYRASRYAFDFQLLVRP comes from the coding sequence ATGGCGAAGACCGGCGACCGCTCCCATGCCGTGCCCGGCTCCGCGCTCGACGCGCTGCACTTCGCGCTGGACCGCGCCAGCCCGGTGCCGCTCTACTACCAGCTCGCCCAGCAGCTGGAGGCGGCCATCGAGCACGGCGCGCTCGCCCCCGGCAACCTCCTGGGCAACGAGATCGACCTGTCGACCCGCCTCGGCCTGTCCCGCCCGACCGTCCGCCAGGCCATCCAGTCACTCGTCGACAAGGGCCTGCTGGTGCGGCGACGGGGAGTCGGCACGCAGGTCGTGCACAGCCAGGTGAAACGGCCGCTTGAACTGTCCAGCCTCTACGACGACCTGCAGGCGGCCGGACAGGGGCCCACCACGCACGTCGTCCGCAACGAACGCGTGCCGGCGACCGCCGACGTGGCCGCCGCGCTCGGCATCGCGGAGGGCAGCGAGGTCACGCTCCTGGAGCGGCTGCGCGCCACCCACGGCGAGCCAGTGGCGTTCCTGTGCAACTACCTGCCCCCGGCCCTCCTGGACCTCGACACCGAACGCCTGGAGGCCACCGGCCTGTACCGGCTGCTGCGCTCCGCGGGCATCACCCTGCACAGCGCCCGCCAGACCATCGGCGCCCGCTCCGCCACCGCCGAGGAGGCCGCCCTCCTCACGGAGAAGGAAGGGGCGGCCCTGCTCACCATGCAGCGCACGGCCTACGACGACACCGGCCGACCGGTCGAGTACGGCACCCACATCTACCGCGCGTCCCGCTACGCCTTCGACTTCCAACTGCTGGTCAGACCCTAG
- a CDS encoding SDR family NAD(P)-dependent oxidoreductase, protein MQLENTAALVTGGASGLGAATAKALAERGARVFALDLKDGIDKAPEVPGVTYVPADVTDPEQVGAAVATAAGAGVPLRTVVNCAGIGPSARILGKKGVHDLALYAKVIQINLIGTFNVLALASEAIAATEADEDGQRGVIVNTASIAAYDGQIGQAAYSSSKGGVVGLTLPAARDLAQYGIRVCTIAPGIVETPMLATVSEEFRAGLAAGVPFPRRLARPEEYARLALTIVDHDYLNGETIRMDGALRMAPR, encoded by the coding sequence ATGCAGCTCGAGAACACCGCCGCCCTCGTCACCGGCGGTGCGTCCGGCCTCGGCGCGGCCACCGCGAAGGCTCTCGCGGAGCGCGGCGCCCGGGTCTTCGCCCTCGACCTCAAGGACGGCATCGACAAGGCGCCCGAGGTGCCGGGCGTGACCTATGTGCCCGCCGACGTCACCGACCCCGAACAGGTGGGCGCGGCCGTCGCCACGGCGGCGGGGGCCGGTGTCCCGCTGCGCACCGTCGTCAACTGCGCCGGCATCGGCCCCTCCGCGCGGATCCTCGGCAAGAAGGGCGTACACGACCTCGCCCTGTACGCCAAGGTGATCCAGATCAACCTGATCGGCACGTTCAACGTGCTCGCGCTGGCCTCCGAGGCCATCGCCGCGACGGAGGCCGACGAGGACGGCCAGCGGGGCGTCATCGTCAACACCGCCTCGATCGCCGCGTACGACGGACAGATCGGCCAGGCCGCCTACTCGTCCTCCAAGGGCGGCGTCGTCGGCCTCACCCTGCCCGCCGCCCGCGACCTCGCGCAGTACGGCATCCGGGTGTGCACCATCGCCCCGGGCATCGTGGAGACGCCGATGCTGGCCACGGTGTCGGAGGAGTTCCGGGCCGGCCTCGCGGCGGGCGTGCCCTTCCCGCGGCGCCTGGCCCGGCCCGAGGAGTACGCGCGGCTCGCCCTGACGATCGTCGACCACGACTACCTCAACGGCGAGACCATCCGCATGGACGGCGCCCTGCGCATGGCGCCCCGCTAG